The following DNA comes from Anopheles arabiensis isolate DONGOLA chromosome 3, AaraD3, whole genome shotgun sequence.
AACCTTCACAACACACTCAAGTTGTGTACAGCTTGCCCATATAGCAACCTTGCACCATTCGCACGAAGGTTTGACAGCAGCTGTCAACGCATCCGTTGACAGTGGCGCGTAAAGACCGGCGTCATCGGCCAAAATATTTCCTTGTTTATCTACGGTCGTGTGTACGTTGCTCCCTAGTTTTTCATGTAAAATCATGTCGCAAAAGTCGATTTTGTAAGTAAAACATTCATCGAAACATTCGAACCTGTGTATTAGCCTCAAACTTAATTGCTAATTGCGTTTTTGTAGGTCCTTTTTTGGAAAGAAACCAGCACCGTCGAATGGTACCAGCgcggcagcaaaacaaaccccggaaaacaataataaatctCCCGAAAGGTAAGTAATGAGCACATTGCGGCACCTTACCATAAAAATGTACTCATCGACGTGTATGTAGGTACGTCTGGTAGACTTTGGTGGTGGCGGTCCGGGGCGCGATGATGTTGCGCAATCTAGTGAAGCTGGGACCATCGTTGCTGGGGTTGCCCCACCGCAGCATCGTATACCAAAGCAGTACAGCATTGGCCAACCATATGCAAACCTTCCCTACGTACACCAATCATCGCACCGCATTGACGCTAAACTGTGTTTCTTCCTATCATTCTATCCGGCGCACGATTTCGGTACGCAGCAGCGATTCGTTACTGGCGAGCAAACGCTCCATCGGACCGGAAGATGACGAAGCTTCCAACTCGCCGGTGAAAGCCGTTAAGAAAGCGAAACGGTCGCGGGTCgtgtcgagcagcagcagcagtgaggATGAACAGGATCGCAAAGCAACCAAGAAAAGGTATGATTTTACCGCTTGATTTATCGATTGAGCCGCACAGAACCGTTCacttttgaattgttttgcaGTGATGTTAAGAAAGAATCACCACCATCCCCGAAAGCCGTCAAAGCAGAACCGAAGGAAAGTgtgaaaaaggaaacaaaaccgaaaacaaGCCCGAAAAAAGAACCCGCCAGcgggaaggagaaaaaagaggCGAAGAAAACATCACCCAAAACGACGAAAAAATCCTCCACAAAAGCAGCCACCACCGTAAAGAAGGAGGAAAATCCATCACCGACGAAGGAGAAGAAGCCGTCGGAAGAGAAGAAACCGGACGCTCCTGCCAAGCCGACCAACGGTGCGGCacgttcctttttcttctccgtCAAAAAGCAGCCGGATGAGTCGGAGGGTGCGACCGGTGGGGTGGCGTCGTCCGGCAACGATGGGTCCAAGTACGATCCGTCGAAGAAAAACTATCACCCACTAAAGGACGCATTTTGGAAGCAGGGTGACCGGTAAGGTTTTAAAATTAACGTACCATTTACATGTTACAGTATAATTAATTCCTCGTGCCATCTCCTTCCAGCGTACCGTACCTGGCGCTCGCGCGCACCTTCCAAATGATCGAGGAAACGAGCGGCCGGCTGCGGATGATCGAGATCCTCTCGAACTACTTCCGCTCGGTGATACTGCTCAGCCCGCGCGACCTGCTCGCCAGCGTGTACCTCTGCCTGAACCAGCTCGCACCGGCCTACGAGGGCGTGGAGCTTGGCATTGCCGAGTTTTCGCTCATGAAAGCGATCGCGCAAAGCACCGGCCGCAGTCTGGCGCAGATTAAGGCGGACGCACAAACGACCGGCGATCTGGGTCTGGTGGCGGAACAGTCTAAAAGCAGCCAGCATCTAATGTTCCGCCCGGCGCCGCTCTCGGTCGAGGTGGTGTTTGGCAAGCTGCGCGAAATCGCCTCCATGACCGGGTCCGCCTCGATGGCGAAAAAGATGGACAAAATCCAGTCGATGTTCGTGGCCTGCCGCCACTCGGAGTCACGCTACATCATCCGTTCGCTCGCCGGCAAGCTGCGGATCGGCGTCGCGGAACAATCGCTCCTGCAAGCGCTCGCCCAGGCCTGTGCCCTTACGCCGCCCCACGCCGATCCGCCCGTAGTGAACGCGCTGGCGGGCGAATCGGAAGCGCGCGTGAAGGCACGCGTCGACGAGGTGGCGCTGGCGCTGAAAACCGTCTACTGCCAGTGCCCGAACTACAATCGCATCGTGCCGGTGCTGCTAGAGCACGGCGTGCAGCGGCTGAGCGAGCACTGCCCGATGGAGCCGGGCACGCCGCTCAAGCCGATGCTGGCCCACCCGACCAAGGGCGTGCAGGAGGTGCTGCAGCGGTTCGATGGGATCGATTTCACGTGCGAGTGGAAGTACGACGGCGAGCGCGCACAGATCCATCTGCTGGCCGACGGCAGTGTGCAGATCTTTAGCCGCAACCAGGAGAACAACACGAGCAAGTATCCGGACGTGATTGCGCGGCTAGAGTTTACGCGCACCGAGCCGGTCGCGAGCGCCATCCTCGACTGCGAGGCGGTCGCGTGGGACACGGACAAGCGGCAGATACTACCGTTCCAGGTGCTGAGCACCCGCAAGCGAAAGGACGCAAACGAGGCCGACATCAAGGTGCAGGTGTGCGTGTTCATGTTCGATCTGCTGTATCTGAACGGGGAGCCGCTGGTCGAGAGACCGTTCGTCGAGCGGCGGGAGCTGCTGTACCGGCACTTCCGCGAGATCGAGGGCCAGTGGCAGTACGCGACCCGGCTCGATACGGGCGATCTGGACGAGCTGCAGCGCTTCCTGGACGAGGCGGTGCGCGGCAACTGCGAGGGCCTGATGGTGAAAACGCTGGCCCGCGAGGCGACGTACGAGATAGCGAAGCGGTCGCGCAACTGGCTCAAGCTCAAGAAGGACTACCTGACCGGGGTGGGCGATTCGCTCGATCTGGTCGTGATCGGGGGCTACCGGGGCCGGGGCAAGCGGACCGGCACGTACGGGGGCTTCCTGCTCGCCTGCTACGACGAGGAGAACGAGGAATACCAGACGATCTGCAAGATCGGGACCGGCTTCTCCGACGACGATCTGCAGCGCCACACGGAGTTTTTCCGATCGCACGTGATAGCGGCCGCGAAACCGTACTACCGGCATGAGGCGAACGTCGTGCCCGACGATTGGTTCGAGCCGGTGCAGGTGTGGGAGGTGCTGTGTGCCGATCTGTCGCTCAGCCCGGTGCACCGGGCCGGCATCGGCATCATCGATCCGGAGAAGGGCATTTCGCTGCGCTTTCCGCGCTTCATACGGGTGCGCGAGGACAAGGGCGTGACGGACGCAACGAGCGCCCGGCAGGTGTCGGAGATGTATCTGAACCAGGATCAAATTAAAAACCAGACCGGAAGCAATGCTCGCGATGTGGAGGAAGATTTTTACTGAAGCGGTTGTGTAATGGTTTTGGTGcaaagtttgtgtgttttgtgtagttAAAATTATAGTTCGATACGATGGTGTAAATTGATAGTATCGCACGTTGGTACGAAAATGCAGTGTAATGTGTAACATCTTTCGGCTTAGATCAACACAATCAATTGAAAGTGGCGCGCAAGGCCAGACATTTAAACATTCATTATAAAATaggtcttttttttgcatattacATTTGTAACGGTGTGTAGTGAGGTGGAGTGTAGGTGTgtaacaaattaaattatgttcttaaaataaaatgcttgGCAAACATATATTTGCTACAAAAATGTTATGAAACTTGCCAAGTTATTAGCACATTATGACCTTTTTGCTACTAAGcgtgaaaaaataatatgtttGAACTTACTCcttattaaaaatttaagtGATTCATGTTAAGTGGTTAAGATGTTTACAAAACATGCagatttaaatgcattttggATGCAAATTCCGCCAACAGAGCAAATGCAACACAGGAGAAGCACgatcgtgaaatatttcaatcaggGGCTATACACACTGTAAACCATAAAATACACtacagcaattatccgcagtacgtgatactcgatatacgcgaattcgcagtacgcgattgctctaaatttgacagctccatgtgttttttgaaaatattttgatactttgaaatattttatgctctttttgaatttccttaatgttctttttgcattttgcattgaatttgtgcaaaagatacctgttttacaacaaaaactttaatgcaaaactctgtggggatatttttcaaccctcgaactggtagtgtaaactatttttccatacaaatccgctatacgcgaaaactcgagatacgctattgcgctcggtcccgtacgatagcgtatatcggataatgactgtatACAGAAAATCGCGTCAATCCTAATTTGCCCAACTCGAGAAGTTGATGATTATTTGAGGTAcgtaaaaaaatagtaaaaaattaAGTGTTTGAGAGATAGAAATGaactagattccaccacctgatctctttaatacACCTTGGGTTGAACCGGTCAAACGTCAAACGGTGGCAGCGATCGTACGTGAAAAATCGATCGACCTACTTCGAGGATCGCGGCAGCGATCGCACACAGACATGCCGCCGGTGGACAGGGTTTTAGCGTGTTAGCATTTAAGTTAAATAATTGTAATACATGTTTGCTAACGTTTAATCGTTATGCATGGCATTCGAATCCCCCTCCCTCGCCACAAAGGCCCCACCATGCACCGGACGtaacaccacacaacacataaACCGTGTAATCTTCTGTGCTCTGAAATTGTGCGCCTGTGCTGAGATTTCCGTATGAGAATTTGGGGTGAGAAAGTATACCTTTCTGTTTTCTGGTGCGTTTT
Coding sequences within:
- the LOC120905177 gene encoding DNA ligase 1 isoform X3, producing MSQKSILSFFGKKPAPSNGTSAAAKQTPENNNKSPESDSLLASKRSIGPEDDEASNSPVKAVKKAKRSRVVSSSSSSEDEQDRKATKKSDVKKESPPSPKAVKAEPKESVKKETKPKTSPKKEPASGKEKKEAKKTSPKTTKKSSTKAATTVKKEENPSPTKEKKPSEEKKPDAPAKPTNGAARSFFFSVKKQPDESEGATGGVASSGNDGSKYDPSKKNYHPLKDAFWKQGDRVPYLALARTFQMIEETSGRLRMIEILSNYFRSVILLSPRDLLASVYLCLNQLAPAYEGVELGIAEFSLMKAIAQSTGRSLAQIKADAQTTGDLGLVAEQSKSSQHLMFRPAPLSVEVVFGKLREIASMTGSASMAKKMDKIQSMFVACRHSESRYIIRSLAGKLRIGVAEQSLLQALAQACALTPPHADPPVVNALAGESEARVKARVDEVALALKTVYCQCPNYNRIVPVLLEHGVQRLSEHCPMEPGTPLKPMLAHPTKGVQEVLQRFDGIDFTCEWKYDGERAQIHLLADGSVQIFSRNQENNTSKYPDVIARLEFTRTEPVASAILDCEAVAWDTDKRQILPFQVLSTRKRKDANEADIKVQVCVFMFDLLYLNGEPLVERPFVERRELLYRHFREIEGQWQYATRLDTGDLDELQRFLDEAVRGNCEGLMVKTLAREATYEIAKRSRNWLKLKKDYLTGVGDSLDLVVIGGYRGRGKRTGTYGGFLLACYDEENEEYQTICKIGTGFSDDDLQRHTEFFRSHVIAAAKPYYRHEANVVPDDWFEPVQVWEVLCADLSLSPVHRAGIGIIDPEKGISLRFPRFIRVREDKGVTDATSARQVSEMYLNQDQIKNQTGSNARDVEEDFY
- the LOC120905177 gene encoding DNA ligase 1 isoform X2, whose protein sequence is MSQKSILSFFGKKPAPSNGTSAAAKQTPENNNKSPESSDSLLASKRSIGPEDDEASNSPVKAVKKAKRSRVVSSSSSSEDEQDRKATKKSDVKKESPPSPKAVKAEPKESVKKETKPKTSPKKEPASGKEKKEAKKTSPKTTKKSSTKAATTVKKEENPSPTKEKKPSEEKKPDAPAKPTNGAARSFFFSVKKQPDESEGATGGVASSGNDGSKYDPSKKNYHPLKDAFWKQGDRVPYLALARTFQMIEETSGRLRMIEILSNYFRSVILLSPRDLLASVYLCLNQLAPAYEGVELGIAEFSLMKAIAQSTGRSLAQIKADAQTTGDLGLVAEQSKSSQHLMFRPAPLSVEVVFGKLREIASMTGSASMAKKMDKIQSMFVACRHSESRYIIRSLAGKLRIGVAEQSLLQALAQACALTPPHADPPVVNALAGESEARVKARVDEVALALKTVYCQCPNYNRIVPVLLEHGVQRLSEHCPMEPGTPLKPMLAHPTKGVQEVLQRFDGIDFTCEWKYDGERAQIHLLADGSVQIFSRNQENNTSKYPDVIARLEFTRTEPVASAILDCEAVAWDTDKRQILPFQVLSTRKRKDANEADIKVQVCVFMFDLLYLNGEPLVERPFVERRELLYRHFREIEGQWQYATRLDTGDLDELQRFLDEAVRGNCEGLMVKTLAREATYEIAKRSRNWLKLKKDYLTGVGDSLDLVVIGGYRGRGKRTGTYGGFLLACYDEENEEYQTICKIGTGFSDDDLQRHTEFFRSHVIAAAKPYYRHEANVVPDDWFEPVQVWEVLCADLSLSPVHRAGIGIIDPEKGISLRFPRFIRVREDKGVTDATSARQVSEMYLNQDQIKNQTGSNARDVEEDFY
- the LOC120905177 gene encoding DNA ligase 1 isoform X1: MMLRNLVKLGPSLLGLPHRSIVYQSSTALANHMQTFPTYTNHRTALTLNCVSSYHSIRRTISVRSSDSLLASKRSIGPEDDEASNSPVKAVKKAKRSRVVSSSSSSEDEQDRKATKKSDVKKESPPSPKAVKAEPKESVKKETKPKTSPKKEPASGKEKKEAKKTSPKTTKKSSTKAATTVKKEENPSPTKEKKPSEEKKPDAPAKPTNGAARSFFFSVKKQPDESEGATGGVASSGNDGSKYDPSKKNYHPLKDAFWKQGDRVPYLALARTFQMIEETSGRLRMIEILSNYFRSVILLSPRDLLASVYLCLNQLAPAYEGVELGIAEFSLMKAIAQSTGRSLAQIKADAQTTGDLGLVAEQSKSSQHLMFRPAPLSVEVVFGKLREIASMTGSASMAKKMDKIQSMFVACRHSESRYIIRSLAGKLRIGVAEQSLLQALAQACALTPPHADPPVVNALAGESEARVKARVDEVALALKTVYCQCPNYNRIVPVLLEHGVQRLSEHCPMEPGTPLKPMLAHPTKGVQEVLQRFDGIDFTCEWKYDGERAQIHLLADGSVQIFSRNQENNTSKYPDVIARLEFTRTEPVASAILDCEAVAWDTDKRQILPFQVLSTRKRKDANEADIKVQVCVFMFDLLYLNGEPLVERPFVERRELLYRHFREIEGQWQYATRLDTGDLDELQRFLDEAVRGNCEGLMVKTLAREATYEIAKRSRNWLKLKKDYLTGVGDSLDLVVIGGYRGRGKRTGTYGGFLLACYDEENEEYQTICKIGTGFSDDDLQRHTEFFRSHVIAAAKPYYRHEANVVPDDWFEPVQVWEVLCADLSLSPVHRAGIGIIDPEKGISLRFPRFIRVREDKGVTDATSARQVSEMYLNQDQIKNQTGSNARDVEEDFY